Proteins encoded by one window of Lathyrus oleraceus cultivar Zhongwan6 chromosome 1, CAAS_Psat_ZW6_1.0, whole genome shotgun sequence:
- the LOC127093726 gene encoding uncharacterized protein LOC127093726 has translation MYPSPEVGQHSGKDDDSSSSEKDLAAEGLCSLWQTVSEKGKFVASKTANASHSEKHDVIDLEDGSSDDQEESLLHHLKPSVAKHMKTRKGRSVAKLISARKSKKTAGIGPSKSWSKVEVKKRNIRDDSESEEDVEEDVSNISLVKKTIVRKSPERVAVERELGRDLVDVKEVMDLIKAAGLLKTVDGFSQCYEGLVKEFIVNISEDISDKNSKEFCKVYVRGKCISFSPTIINNFLDRYNKGAGELEVTNNQVYREITARQVNVWPIKKHFPSGKLTVKYAILHKIGVAN, from the exons atgtacccctctcctgaggttggacaACATAGTGGTAAGGATGACGATTCCTCAAGTTCTGAGAAGGACTTGGCTGCTGAAGGGTTGTGCTCTCTATGGCAAACCGTGTCTGAAAAAGGAAAATTTGTGGCATCTAAAACTGCCAACGCTTCCCACTCTGAGAAGCACGATGTGATTGATCTAGAGGATGGTAGCTCTGATGATCAAGAGGAAAGCTTACTTCATCACCTTAAGCCAAGTGTGGCTAAACACATGAAGACTCGCAAAGGAAGATCTGTAGCTAAACTTATCTCAGCTAGAAAATCTAAGAAGACTGCTGGTATTggtccctccaaatcttggagcaaggttGAAGTGAAGAAGAGGAACATCAGAGATGATTCTGAGTCTGAAgaggatgttgaggaagatgtctCTAACATCTCGCTTGTGAAGAAAACCATTGTTAGGAAGTCTCCTG AGAGGGTGGCTGTGGAAAGGGAGTTGGGAAGAGATCTTGTTGATgtcaaggaggtcatggacctgataaAAGCTGCTGGGCTGTTGAAGACTGTTGATGGGTTCTCTCAATGCTATGAAGGTTTAGTGAAGGAATTTATTGTTAACATTTCTGAGGACATTTCTGATAAGAATAGCAAGGAATTTTGCAAGGTGTATGTGAGGGGTAAGTGTATATCATTTTCTCCTACTATTATTAATAATTTTCTAGACAGATATAATAAGGGTGCTGGAGAACTAGAAGTTACAAACAATCAGGTCTATAGGGAGATCACAGCTAGGCAAGTGAACGTTTGGCCTATTAAAAAGCATTTTCCTTCTGGGAAGTTGACTGTTAAGTATGCTATCTTGCACAAAATAGGAGTTGCTAATTGA